From the genome of bacterium:
CCTGTTTGAGAGACGGATACCCTGAAGATGATTGCATTCCTGCGCGCCCTTCTCACCCTCAAAGAACCGACCCGCGTGGTCGTCGAGCGCGACGGTATGGGCATGGAACTCCTCATTCCGCTCTCGACCTTCGCCGCCTTGCCGGGGGTGGGCGCCGAGGTCTTGCTTCACACCCATCTTCATGTGCGCGAAGACGCCCTGACCCTGATCGGATTCGCCACTCCCGCCGAAAAGGAGCTCTTCGAACTCCTGCTCTCGGTCTCCGGCATCGGCGTGCGCTCGGGTCTGGCCATTCTCTCCGGCAGCCGCCCCGAAGAACTTTACGGCTGGATCGCCCGCGGCGATGAGGCCGCCTTGACACGCATCCCCGGCCTCGGCAAAAAGACCGCCCAGCGGGTGATCCTCGATCTCCGCGAAAAGGCGGCGCAGCATCTGCAAAAGGGCAGTGCGGATGCCACCCCGGCCCCCGCGGCCGCTCCCGAGCTCAGCGAACAGGCTATCCTCGCGCTCACCGGACTCGGCTTCAGCAAGCTGGAGGCGCAACGGGCCATCGATAAAGCCTCCGCCCGGCTGGGCGCTGAAGCCAAACTGGAAGATCTGCTACGCACGGCCCTGCAGGGCTGAGCTGAAGGAGTATGGTGAATCCGAATGACCGTCCCACCTGTCCGGACGCCCTCAACGGCGAACGGGAATTCGACGCGACCCTGCGGCCGGGACGCTTTGCCGAGTTCATCGGACAGGACAAGGTCAAGGAGAATCTCCATATCTTCATCCAGGCCGCCCGCGCCCGCGGCGAGGCGTTGGATCACGTGCTCTTTTACGGACCGCCGGGCCTCGGCAAGACCTCCCTGGCCCATATCATCGCCAGG
Proteins encoded in this window:
- the ruvA gene encoding Holliday junction branch migration protein RuvA → MIAFLRALLTLKEPTRVVVERDGMGMELLIPLSTFAALPGVGAEVLLHTHLHVREDALTLIGFATPAEKELFELLLSVSGIGVRSGLAILSGSRPEELYGWIARGDEAALTRIPGLGKKTAQRVILDLREKAAQHLQKGSADATPAPAAAPELSEQAILALTGLGFSKLEAQRAIDKASARLGAEAKLEDLLRTALQG